A stretch of Helicobacter pylori DNA encodes these proteins:
- a CDS encoding YggS family pyridoxal phosphate-dependent enzyme, translated as MLDYRQRIDALITKIEKARTAYSRHHIVKIVAVSKNASLEAIQHYYNCSQRAFGENKVQDLKIKMHSLEHLPLEWHMIGSLQENKINALLSLKPALLHSLDSLKLALKIEKRCEILGVNLNALLQVNSAYEKSKSGVMPEETLETYSQISETCKHLKLKGLMCIGAHTDDEKKIEKSFITTKKLFDQIKNASVLSMGMSCDFELAIACGANLLRIGSFLFKE; from the coding sequence ATGTTAGATTATCGCCAAAGGATTGATGCTCTCATCACCAAAATAGAAAAGGCTCGCACCGCCTATTCAAGACACCACATTGTCAAAATCGTGGCTGTTTCAAAAAACGCTTCCCTAGAAGCTATCCAACATTACTACAACTGCTCTCAAAGGGCTTTTGGAGAAAATAAAGTTCAAGATTTAAAAATTAAAATGCATTCTTTAGAGCATTTGCCCCTTGAATGGCACATGATAGGCTCTTTACAAGAAAATAAAATCAATGCGCTTTTGAGTTTAAAGCCCGCTCTTTTGCATTCTTTAGACTCTTTAAAACTCGCTTTGAAGATAGAAAAGCGTTGCGAAATATTGGGCGTCAATTTAAACGCTCTTTTACAGGTTAATAGCGCATATGAGAAAAGTAAAAGCGGGGTAATGCCTGAAGAAACGCTAGAAACTTATTCTCAAATCAGTGAAACTTGCAAGCACCTCAAGCTTAAGGGGCTGATGTGTATAGGGGCGCACACCGATGATGAAAAGAAAATTGAAAAATCCTTTATCACCACCAAAAAGCTTTTTGACCAAATAAAAAATGCGAGCGTTCTTTCAATGGGCATGAGTTGTGATTTTGAATTAGCGATTGCTTGCGGGGCGAATCTTTTAAGGATTGGCTCTTTTTTGTTCAAAGAGTAA
- the cheV3 gene encoding chemotaxis protein CheV3 produces the protein MAEKTANDLKLSEIELVDFRIYGMQEGVPYEGIYGINVAKVQEIIPMPTLFEYPTNLDYIIGVFDLRSIIIPLIDLAKWIGIVPDKSKENEKIVIITEFNNVKMGFLVHSARRIRRISWKDVEPASFSASNNINKENITGTTRIENDQTLLILDLESILDDLKLNEDAKSAKEATTKQHFEGEVLFLDDSRTARKTLKNHLSKLGFSITEAVDGEDGLNKLEMLFKKYGDDLRKHLKFIISDVEMPKMDGYHFLFKLQKDPRFAYIPVIFNSSICDNYSAERAKEMGAVAYLVKFDAEKFTEEISKILDKNA, from the coding sequence ATGGCAGAAAAAACAGCTAACGATTTAAAATTGAGTGAGATAGAACTCGTGGATTTTCGTATTTATGGCATGCAAGAGGGCGTCCCTTATGAGGGGATTTATGGCATCAATGTGGCTAAAGTCCAAGAAATCATCCCCATGCCCACCCTTTTTGAATACCCCACGAATTTGGATTACATCATCGGCGTGTTTGATTTGCGCTCCATAATCATTCCGCTTATTGATTTGGCTAAATGGATAGGGATTGTCCCGGATAAAAGCAAAGAAAATGAAAAAATCGTCATTATCACTGAATTTAACAACGTTAAAATGGGCTTTTTAGTCCATTCGGCTAGGCGTATCAGGCGCATTAGCTGGAAAGATGTGGAGCCTGCATCCTTTAGCGCATCCAATAACATCAATAAAGAAAATATCACCGGCACCACGCGCATTGAAAACGATCAAACCCTACTCATTTTGGATTTAGAAAGCATTTTAGACGATTTAAAGCTTAATGAAGACGCTAAAAGCGCTAAGGAAGCCACCACCAAACAGCATTTTGAAGGCGAAGTGTTGTTTTTAGACGATAGCAGAACGGCGAGGAAAACCTTAAAAAACCATTTAAGCAAATTGGGTTTTAGCATCACGGAAGCTGTGGATGGGGAAGATGGGTTGAACAAATTAGAAATGCTATTCAAAAAATACGGGGACGATTTGAGGAAGCATTTGAAATTCATTATTTCAGATGTTGAAATGCCTAAAATGGATGGCTATCATTTCTTATTCAAGCTCCAAAAAGACCCTAGGTTCGCTTATATTCCTGTGATTTTCAATTCTTCTATTTGCGATAATTACAGCGCTGAAAGGGCTAAAGAAATGGGGGCTGTAGCGTATTTAGTCAAGTTTGACGCAGAAAAATTCACCGAAGAAATTTCTAAGATTTTAGACAAGAATGCGTAA
- the sodB gene encoding superoxide dismutase [Fe] yields the protein MFTLRELPFAKDSMGDFLSPVAFDFHHGKHHQTYVNNLNNLIKGTDFEKSSLFDILTKSSGGVFNNAAQIYNHDFYWDCLSPKATALSDELKGALEKDFGSLEKFKEDFIKSATTLFGSGWNWAAYNLDTQKIEIIQTSNAQTPVTDKKVPLLVVDVWEHAYYIDHKNARPVYLEKFYGHVNWHFVSQCYEWAKKEGLGSVDYYINELVHKKA from the coding sequence ATGTTTACATTACGAGAGTTGCCTTTTGCTAAAGACAGCATGGGAGATTTTTTAAGCCCTGTGGCGTTTGATTTCCACCATGGGAAACACCATCAAACTTATGTGAATAATTTGAACAATCTCATCAAAGGCACGGATTTTGAGAAAAGTTCTTTGTTTGATATTTTGACGAAGTCTAGCGGAGGCGTGTTCAATAACGCCGCTCAAATTTACAACCACGATTTTTATTGGGATTGCTTAAGCCCGAAAGCGACTGCTTTAAGCGATGAGTTAAAAGGGGCTTTAGAAAAAGATTTTGGCTCACTAGAAAAATTTAAAGAAGACTTCATTAAGAGTGCGACCACTTTGTTTGGCTCCGGTTGGAATTGGGCGGCGTATAATTTAGACACTCAAAAAATTGAAATCATTCAAACCAGCAACGCTCAAACCCCAGTCACGGATAAAAAAGTGCCGCTTTTAGTGGTGGATGTGTGGGAGCATGCTTATTACATTGATCACAAAAACGCACGCCCTGTGTATTTGGAAAAATTCTATGGGCATGTCAATTGGCATTTCGTTTCTCAATGCTATGAGTGGGCGAAAAAAGAAGGCTTAGGATCAGTGGATTACTACATCAATGAGTTGGTGCATAAAAAAGCTTAA
- the cmoA gene encoding carboxy-S-adenosyl-L-methionine synthase CmoA, with product MKDTLFNQSLNKRFCFDEKVAHVFDDMLERSIPYYHEMLDLGAYFIAQNLKENIYPKPLPKPLIYDLGCSTGNFFIALNQQIQQDIELVGIDNSMPMLKKAQEKLKDFNNVRFECMDFLEVEFKEASAFSLLFVLQFVRPMQREVLLKKIYNSLALNGVLLVGEKIMSEDRILDKQMIELYYLYKQNQGYSHNEIAFKREALENVLVPYSLKENVALLESVGFKHVEALFKWVNFTLLVARKT from the coding sequence ATGAAAGACACTCTGTTTAATCAATCCCTAAACAAACGCTTTTGTTTTGATGAGAAAGTCGCCCATGTTTTTGACGACATGCTGGAGCGTTCCATCCCCTATTATCATGAAATGTTGGATTTGGGAGCGTATTTTATCGCTCAAAACTTAAAAGAAAATATCTATCCTAAGCCCTTGCCTAAGCCCTTGATTTATGATTTGGGCTGTTCTACCGGAAACTTTTTCATTGCACTTAACCAACAAATCCAACAAGATATTGAGCTTGTAGGGATTGACAATTCCATGCCCATGCTCAAAAAAGCGCAAGAAAAATTAAAAGATTTTAACAATGTCCGTTTTGAATGCATGGATTTTTTAGAGGTTGAGTTTAAAGAAGCGAGCGCGTTTTCATTGCTTTTTGTGTTGCAATTTGTCCGCCCCATGCAAAGAGAAGTGTTGCTCAAAAAGATTTATAACAGCCTTGCGTTGAATGGGGTTTTATTGGTGGGCGAAAAGATCATGAGCGAAGATCGGATATTAGACAAGCAAATGATAGAGCTATACTACCTTTATAAACAAAATCAGGGTTATAGCCACAATGAAATCGCTTTCAAAAGGGAAGCGTTAGAAAATGTGCTTGTGCCTTATAGTTTAAAAGAAAATGTCGCTCTTTTAGAAAGCGTGGGGTTTAAGCATGTGGAAGCGCTGTTTAAATGGGTGAATTTCACGCTGTTAGTTGCCAGAAAAACATGA
- a CDS encoding UDP-2,3-diacylglucosamine diphosphatase — translation MLETYALKNGAVFISDAHFLPESPHLIHTLQELLSAKPPQVFFMGDIFHVLVGYLPLDKEQQKIIDLIHALSEISQVFYFEGNHDFSMRFVFNSKVVVFERQNQPVLFQYDNKRFLLAHGDLFTTKAYEFYITQLTSTWARFFLTFLNLLSFKTLYPFLKKLIYQKPVRLWELEPKELKAFIEKRLKAYQNYIKDLNIDSIDGIIEGHFHLKSGVKIPLNAPIYCPLPSFYYEQSLFKVSSSVLEPSQNKDA, via the coding sequence ATGCTAGAAACTTATGCGCTTAAAAATGGGGCTGTTTTTATCTCTGATGCGCATTTTTTGCCTGAAAGCCCTCATTTAATCCATACGCTTCAAGAACTTTTAAGCGCCAAACCTCCACAAGTCTTTTTCATGGGCGATATTTTCCATGTTCTTGTGGGCTATTTACCCCTAGATAAAGAGCAGCAAAAAATCATTGATCTAATCCATGCGTTAAGCGAAATTTCACAAGTCTTTTATTTTGAAGGCAACCATGATTTTTCCATGCGTTTTGTATTCAATTCCAAAGTAGTAGTTTTTGAGCGCCAAAACCAACCCGTATTATTCCAATACGATAACAAACGCTTTTTACTAGCCCATGGGGATTTATTCACTACTAAGGCGTATGAATTTTACATCACGCAACTCACTTCCACTTGGGCTAGATTTTTTCTAACTTTTTTAAATTTATTAAGTTTTAAAACCTTATACCCTTTTTTGAAAAAACTCATTTATCAAAAACCCGTCCGCCTTTGGGAATTAGAGCCAAAAGAATTAAAAGCCTTTATTGAAAAGCGCCTAAAAGCCTATCAAAACTATATTAAAGATCTCAACATTGATAGCATTGACGGCATTATAGAGGGGCATTTTCATCTCAAAAGCGGTGTAAAAATCCCCTTGAATGCGCCGATTTATTGCCCACTGCCTTCCTTTTATTACGAACAAAGCCTTTTTAAGGTATCATCAAGCGTTTTAGAACCATCTCAAAATAAGGACGCCTAA
- the cheAY2 gene encoding chemotaxis histidine kinase/response regulator CheAY2 has translation MDDLQEIMEDFLIEAFEMNEQLDQDLVELEHNPEDLDLLNRIFRVAHTIKGSSSFLNLNILTHLTHNMEDVLNRARKGEIKITPDIMDVVLRSIDLMKTLLVTIRDTGSDTNNGKENEIEEAVKQLQAITSQNLEGAKERTKEAPKKENKEEVKEEAKEEIKENKAKAPTAENTSSDNPLADEPDLDYANMSAEEVEAEIERLLNKRQEADKERRAQKKQEAKQEVTPTKEAPKTETPKAPKTETKAKAKADTEENKAPSIGVEQTVRVDVRRLDHLMNLIGELVLGKNRLIRIYSDVEERYDGEKFLEELNQVVSSISAVTTDLQLAVMKTRMQPVGKVFNKFPRMVRDLSRELGKSIELIIEGEETELDKSIVEEIGDPLIHIIRNSCDHGIEPLEERRRLNKPETGKVQLSAYNEGNHIVIKISDDGKGLDPVMLKEKAIEKGVISERDAEGMSDREAFNLIFKPGFSTAKVVSNVSGRGVGMDVVKTNIEKLNGIIEIDSEVGVGTTQKLKIPLTLAIIQALLVGVQEEYYAIPLSSVLETVRISQDEIYTVDGKSVLRLRDEVLSLVRLSDIFKVDAILESNSDVYVVIIGLADQKIGVIVDYLIGQEEVVIKSLGYYLKNTRGIAGATVRGDGKITLIVDVGAMMDMAKSIKVNITTLMNESENTKSKNSPSDYIVLAIDDSSTDRAIIRKCLKPLGITLLEATNGLEGLEMLKNGDKIPDAILVDIEMPKMDGYTFASEVRKYNKFKNLPLIAVTSRVTKTDRMRGVESGMTEYITKPYSGEYLTTVVKRSIKLEGDQS, from the coding sequence ATGGATGATTTGCAAGAAATAATGGAAGACTTCTTGATTGAAGCCTTTGAAATGAACGAGCAGTTGGATCAGGATCTGGTGGAATTAGAGCATAACCCTGAAGATTTGGACTTGCTCAATCGCATTTTTAGAGTCGCCCACACCATTAAAGGCTCTAGCTCGTTTTTGAATCTTAATATTCTCACGCACCTCACGCACAACATGGAAGATGTCTTAAATCGCGCCAGAAAGGGCGAAATCAAAATCACGCCGGATATTATGGATGTCGTGTTGCGCTCCATTGATTTGATGAAAACTTTACTCGTAACGATTAGAGATACCGGCTCGGATACCAATAACGGCAAGGAAAACGAGATTGAAGAAGCGGTCAAACAGCTTCAAGCCATTACGAGCCAAAATTTAGAGGGCGCTAAAGAAAGGACTAAAGAAGCCCCCAAAAAAGAAAATAAAGAAGAAGTGAAAGAAGAAGCGAAAGAAGAAATTAAAGAAAACAAGGCAAAAGCCCCTACTGCAGAAAACACATCAAGCGATAACCCGCTAGCCGATGAGCCGGATTTGGATTACGCTAACATGAGCGCTGAAGAAGTGGAAGCGGAAATTGAACGCCTGCTGAACAAACGCCAAGAAGCCGATAAAGAGCGAAGAGCTCAAAAAAAACAAGAAGCCAAACAAGAAGTTACCCCAACAAAAGAAGCCCCTAAAACAGAAACCCCCAAAGCCCCTAAAACCGAAACTAAAGCTAAGGCTAAAGCCGATACTGAAGAAAATAAAGCCCCCTCTATTGGCGTGGAGCAAACCGTTAGGGTGGATGTGCGCCGCTTGGATCACTTGATGAATTTAATCGGTGAGCTTGTGTTAGGCAAGAATCGCTTGATTAGAATCTATAGCGATGTGGAAGAACGCTATGATGGGGAAAAGTTTTTAGAGGAATTAAACCAGGTGGTCTCTTCTATTTCAGCGGTAACGACAGACTTGCAACTTGCGGTGATGAAAACCCGGATGCAACCAGTGGGCAAAGTGTTCAATAAATTCCCTCGCATGGTAAGGGATTTGAGCCGGGAATTAGGCAAGAGCATTGAATTAATCATTGAAGGCGAAGAAACCGAATTAGACAAATCCATTGTAGAAGAGATTGGCGATCCGCTCATTCACATTATCCGCAACTCATGCGATCATGGGATTGAGCCTTTAGAAGAAAGAAGAAGGCTTAACAAGCCTGAAACCGGTAAAGTGCAATTGAGCGCGTATAATGAGGGTAACCACATTGTGATTAAAATCTCTGATGATGGCAAGGGGTTAGACCCTGTGATGCTTAAAGAAAAAGCGATTGAAAAAGGGGTGATTAGCGAAAGAGACGCTGAAGGCATGAGCGATAGGGAAGCGTTTAACCTCATTTTCAAGCCAGGCTTTTCTACCGCAAAAGTCGTTTCCAATGTTTCAGGCAGGGGTGTTGGCATGGATGTGGTGAAAACCAATATTGAAAAGCTCAATGGGATCATTGAAATTGATTCAGAAGTGGGGGTAGGCACGACTCAAAAGCTTAAAATCCCTCTCACTTTGGCTATCATTCAAGCTTTACTCGTGGGCGTTCAAGAAGAATATTACGCTATCCCGCTTTCTTCGGTTTTAGAAACCGTGCGTATCAGCCAAGATGAAATCTACACCGTTGATGGCAAGAGCGTGTTGCGCTTGAGAGATGAGGTGCTTTCTTTGGTGCGCCTTTCTGATATTTTTAAAGTGGATGCTATTTTGGAATCCAACTCAGATGTGTATGTGGTCATCATTGGCTTGGCTGATCAAAAAATTGGCGTGATCGTGGATTATTTAATCGGTCAAGAAGAAGTGGTCATTAAATCTTTAGGTTACTATCTTAAAAACACTAGAGGCATTGCTGGCGCTACGGTGAGAGGCGATGGGAAAATCACTCTTATTGTAGATGTGGGAGCGATGATGGATATGGCAAAAAGCATCAAGGTCAATATCACTACCTTGATGAACGAATCCGAAAACACGAAGAGCAAAAATTCCCCTAGCGATTATATTGTCTTAGCGATTGATGACAGCAGCACGGATAGAGCGATTATCCGCAAATGTTTAAAACCATTAGGCATCACGCTTTTAGAGGCCACTAACGGGTTAGAGGGCTTAGAAATGCTTAAAAATGGCGATAAGATTCCGGACGCTATTTTAGTGGATATTGAAATGCCTAAAATGGACGGCTACACTTTCGCTTCTGAAGTGCGCAAATACAATAAATTCAAAAACCTGCCTTTGATTGCAGTAACCAGTCGGGTAACTAAAACCGATAGGATGCGCGGCGTTGAATCCGGCATGACTGAATACATCACCAAACCTTATAGCGGCGAGTATTTAACCACCGTAGTGAAGCGCAGTATTAAATTAGAAGGAGACCAATCGTGA
- the cheW gene encoding chemotaxis protein CheW: MSNQLKDLFERQKEANAGSKQEDNEEILQFIGFIIGDEEYAIPILNILEIVKPIGYTRVPETPNYVLGVFNLRGNVFPLISLRLKFGLKAEKQNKDTRYLVVRHNDQIAGFFIDRLTEAIRIKQTDIDPVPETLSDNNNLTYGIGKQNDRLVTILRVEEILKKDF, from the coding sequence GTGAGCAACCAATTAAAAGATTTATTTGAAAGACAAAAAGAAGCTAATGCAGGTTCTAAACAAGAAGACAATGAAGAAATTTTGCAATTCATTGGCTTTATTATTGGCGATGAAGAATACGCCATTCCTATTTTGAATATTTTAGAAATCGTCAAACCCATTGGTTACACACGAGTCCCTGAGACCCCAAACTATGTGCTTGGCGTGTTCAATTTAAGGGGTAATGTCTTCCCGTTGATCAGCTTGCGCCTAAAATTCGGCTTGAAAGCTGAAAAGCAAAACAAAGACACTCGTTATTTGGTGGTGCGCCATAACGATCAGATCGCTGGGTTTTTCATAGATCGCTTAACTGAAGCCATTCGCATCAAGCAAACGGATATTGACCCGGTGCCAGAAACTTTGAGCGATAACAACAATCTAACTTATGGCATTGGGAAACAAAACGACAGACTCGTAACCATTTTAAGAGTGGAAGAAATCTTAAAAAAAGACTTTTAA
- the tpx gene encoding thiol peroxidase produces MQKVTFKEETYQLEGKTLKVGDKAPDVKLVNGDLQEVNLLKQGVRFQVVSALPSLTGSVCLLQAKHFNEQAGKLPSVSFSVISMDLPFSQGQICGAEGIKDLRILSDFRYKAFGENYGVLLGKGSFQGLLARSVFVLDDKGVVIYKEIVQNILEEPNYEALLKVLK; encoded by the coding sequence ATGCAAAAAGTTACTTTTAAAGAAGAAACATATCAATTAGAAGGGAAAACCTTAAAAGTGGGCGATAAAGCCCCTGATGTGAAATTGGTCAATGGCGATTTGCAAGAAGTCAATTTGTTGAAGCAAGGCGTGCGTTTTCAAGTCGTTAGCGCGCTTCCTAGTCTAACCGGATCGGTTTGCTTGCTCCAAGCCAAACACTTCAATGAGCAAGCCGGTAAACTGCCTTCTGTGAGTTTTAGCGTTATTTCTATGGACTTACCTTTTTCTCAAGGGCAAATTTGCGGTGCTGAAGGCATTAAGGACTTAAGAATCTTAAGCGATTTTAGGTATAAGGCTTTTGGGGAAAATTACGGCGTGTTGTTGGGCAAAGGCTCTTTTCAAGGCTTACTCGCTCGATCGGTGTTTGTTCTTGATGATAAGGGAGTGGTTATCTATAAAGAAATCGTTCAAAACATTTTAGAAGAGCCCAATTATGAAGCGCTTTTAAAAGTGTTGAAATAG